The nucleotide window TGCCCATCCACCCGAGCCCGGCAGAGCATTGGCCCATAGCGCCAGGCATAGAGTCCGAACGCCAGCGTCCAGCACAACCCCGCCAGCCACAACGCGCCCAACGGGAACACCAGCACCAGCAACACTCGGCTCAGGCACGCGAGATTGAGCAGGATGAACGCCAGGGTCATGCCCAGTGGCGGCTCCAGGGGACGCCCGGTATGGCCGAGGCTGACGCGGGCGATCATCGCCAGGATCAGCCCGGCCATGGCGCCAATGGTCAGGCTGTGCACCGCCAGGCTCGGGTTCAGCGGCGCGCCGAAATGCCACAGCGCCATGCCCAGGCACGCCAGCGCCAGCCAGGCGTAGGCCAGGTGCAACGACCACAGCAGCGGCACCCGCCACAAGTCCCGATCGTGCCAACGGATCAAGCGAACCCCATGCCCCGTCGCCAGGGCGGCAAACAACAGGCCGGTCCAGACATTGGCCGACAACGCCACACCGCCGGCATAAAGCAGCGCCACCAGGGCCGAGCCGCCCAACAGCAGTCGATCCAGCCATGGCCAGGGCGCAACGCCCTCGACGCGCCCCAGTCCGCGCTGGGTAAAGAACGGGATCACCCGTCCACCGATCAGCCCCATCATCGCCGCCACCAGCCACAGGCCGGTGAGCACGCTTTGCCGCTGCATGCCGTCATCCTGTTGAACCAGGCCGTACACCGACAACCCATCGGCTGCGGCCAACAGCAGCAACACCAGCACGATCGGGTAATTACGTTTCTGCCGCACGCACCATAGCGTGACGCCCATCAACGCTGCCACCGCGAGGGCGAAACCCACCTCCAGTACCGCCAGCAACGGCCAGGGTGCATCGACCAGCCAGGCCAGCCGCGCCCCCAGCCACACCAGCGCCAATGCCGCCAGGCGCTTGCCGCTGAGCCCCGGCGTACCCGTCCAGGTCTGCACCGCCGTCAGCAGGAACCCGGCAATGATCGCCAGGCCGAAACCGAACAACAGCTCATGACGGTGCCAGGCCAACCAGCCTCCCGCCGGTTGCCAGGCCGACAGCCGCCCGCTGAACACCGCCAGCCACAGCGGCACGACACACAACGCAAGCACGCAGCCGGCGAGGAAAAACGGCCGGAACGCCAGGCGCCATAACGGCAGGATGGCCATGGCCTTGCGACGGTCAAGCACTTGCATACTTCACTCCTTAACCCTCCCGGGAATGGCCCCGGGACGAGGGTCGACAATCAGATCCGAATGATCGGCTATCGGCGCCGACGGGGCTTGTCTCAGATCAAGCAAGCCCCCCGGCGGTCCGCTTCGAAGCGGGACTTGCAAGGGGCTTGCCGGAACCGCACGAAGCGCGCGCCCATCCTTCAAAGAACAACCCTCTTCCTCTGTGGGAGCGAGCCTGCTCGCGATAGCGGCCTGGCAGTTGGCAGCGAGTCGGCTGACACATCGCTATCGCGAGCAGACTCGCTCCCACAGGAGGACAGGGTATTTATGACCGCTTCGTGGTTATTTTCACCCTGTTACGCCGAGGTTGTTTTGACCCTGGTCAACGGAAATCGCCGAAACACAAGGCCCGCAAGCATGGCCCGGCTCTTGCTCAGGCACGGCATAACCCTTTTGCCGAGAACGCCCATGAAACATGTCGCCCTGCCGCTCATCTGGTTCCCTCTGCTCTCCTGCGTCGTGGCACTGGCCAGCGGCCTGTCCCTGAACCTCGTCTGACCCCAATCAATTTCCCCGTTATCACAAGGATCCACGCCATGGTGCTCCACCGCGTCCATCACCAGATTCTGCGCAGTCATCATCTGTTCGAACCGCTCAATGACGAACAGCTCGACGAACTGATGAGTTCCAGCCAACTGCTGAACATCGACAAGGGCGACCCGCTGTTTCGCCAGGGGGAGCCGGCGCAAGCGTTTTACTTCGTGATTGCCGGGGCCGTGAAAATCTATCGCCTGACCCCGGACGGTCAGGAGAAGGTGTTCGAGGTGATTGGTGAGCGCCAGACGTTCGCCGAAGCCATGATGCTGATGGATACGCCCAACTACGTCGCGTCCGCCGATGCCGTCTGCCCGACCCAGTTGTATCGCCTCTCCAACGCCACCTACATGCGGCTCTTGCAAAGCAACAGCCGGCTGACCTTTGCCCTGCTCGGCAAGCTCTGCGTGCGCCTGCACCAGCGGGTCAACGAGATCGAAACCCTGTCGCTGAAAAACGCCACTCACCGCGTGGTGCGCTACCTGCTGACGCAACTGGTTCGCCTGCAGACCGTGGACAGCCAGTTCGAACTGCCGATGGCCAAGCAGTTGATTGCCGGCCACCTGTCCATCCAGCCGGAAACCTTTTCGCGGATCATCCGGCGCTTGATCGACGAAAAGATCATCACCCAGGACGGCCGCCAGATCGCCATTCTCGACCGCCTGCGCCTGGAGCAGTTCGAATGAGCGCCCAGGCTACTTGCTTGTACTGCCAACAGGCCAACCCGGCGGATGACCTCGAGTGTCGCCAGTGCGGCATGCCCCTGCCGGAGAGCACTGCGGTGGCCACGGAACGCCGGCTGCGACGCTTCACCTGGTTTTGTGTCGGATTGACGATTTTCTGCATCATCATGTTCTTCTGGTTGCCCCGCGACATCGTCTGAACCCTCAGTCCTGGGTCAGTTGCCGATACAGCTGCGGCAGACGCAGCGGCAGCTGTTCGGGCTGGCGGATCAAGGTGTAGCCGTTGGCGCCGAACATGTACGGCAGGTAGTCCCCCGCTTCGCGATCGATGGTGATGCAGAACGGCGTCAAGCCCAGGCGCCTCGCTTCCAGCACGGCCTGGCGGGTGTCTTCCACGCCGTAGCGTCCTTCGTAGAGGTCCAGGTCGTTGGGCTTGCCGTCGCTGAGCAACAACAGCAGTTTGCGTCGCCGCTTGCAGCCCGCCAGCCGTTGCGTGGCCTGGCGGATCGCCGCCCCCATGCGCGTGTAGTAACCGGGATTGAGTGCTTGGATACGGCCACGGGTGTGGTCGTCGTAGCGTTGATTGAAGGCCTTGAGTTCATGTATCCGCACATGATGGCGGCGCAACGATGAGAACCCGTACAACGCGAAATCGTCCCCCAGTACCGACAGGGTTTCACCGAACAGCAGCAAGCTGTCGCGGATCACATCAATCACCCGGTGCTCGTCGTTGAGGTGGGCGTCGGTGGACATCGACAGATCGGCCAGCAACAGGCAAGCCAGGTCACGACGGGTCTGGCGCTGCTCGATGAACAGGCCGCGCTCGCTGCATGGGCCATGCTGGCGCTCGACGTGGAAATCCAGCCAGGCCTGCAAGTCCAGCTCCGAGCCCTGGGTTTGCTGGCGCAACCATTGTCGGTCGTTGCGCAGGTGTTCGAACTGGCGGCGCAGGCGCTGGGCCGGCGTTCGCAGGCGTGACGGCAGGGGCTGGGGCTGGCAATCCCTGGGAATGAAGGTTTGCAGGCTGACGAAATCGTCCTGCAGGTGTTGCTTGCGATAGTCCCATTCCGGCAGCCGGATGCCCTCGCCCAACGGCACGTCATCCACATCCGCCGGCGGCAGATCCAGGTGCAGTTTCAAGCCGCCGCCCTTGCGCAACCGGGTGCGCGACAGGGTCAACTGGTCCAGGTCCTCGGCGACCCGTGCAGCGTTTGGGTCCTCGCTGTCGTCGGACCAGCGATCCAGGTCCACATGCTCGGTCCAACTGAACAGGTTTTCCAGGCGAACGATCAGCAGTCCGCCGTCACGGGTGGTTTCGTCGATCCGCTCGGCGCGCTTGCGTCCACCCCGCTGCTCACCCGGCGGGGTCGCCAGGTATTGCTCGGATTCCTCAAGGTTGCCGGCCTGGGGATTGCCCAGATGCCGGGGCGGATACAGCCACAACGGTAACGGCCAGGCCGCCCGTTCGCTGCGAGGGAAATGCTCGACACTGCCGGGGTCGCGCAAGGCCTGGCACAGGGCGCGCTCAAGCAAGGCTTCGTCGCGATTCAGTGCCGCCGGATCGGGACGCAGGGACAGGTGTGCTTCCACCAGCCGCCGATAACGAGCACGTAGCGCCGGGTAGCGCCGCAACACGGCCTGGGTCCAACGCTGATTGTCCCGCCCCCAGTGTTTCATCGGCCCCGACTGCGCGGCCAGCAAGGCCAGCCAGCGATACAGCTCTTCGTTCAAGCCGGCATCGGGAAACGCCGCCAGGCTCGCCGGCAGCCGCAGGTTGTCCGCGTCACACCAAGCCAATGGCGTTTGCTTGCAGGTACCGGCGATCTGCTGGAGCAGGTTGCGGCGCAACAGCAGGTCGCGATCACTGACCGCCTCCACCCCCTGGTGACGAGCGCCGCCGGTGGCGTGAAACAGCACCTGCAGGGATCGCTGCCGATCGCTCAGCTCGACCCGTGCCTCGGGAAAATCGGCGCTGGCACGCCGAGTGATGAAGCGGTGCCAGACACTGCCGACCCATTCTTCCAGTTCGAGGGTGAATGCCATGGTTGTTCTCCTCTTTGTGGCAAGGGCATTTACCCCCTCGCCACAAATAATGGGTCCGCTTCAGTTGTCGTGATCACTCACGAAGACACCACCGCTGCCGGAATGCGTTGAGCCGCACGCCCGCGCTGCCTGAAGCTCAACAGATAGCAGAGCAACCCCAGCAGGAAGCCAACGCCGCTGACCAGCCGTGCCCAGAACAGCGGACGCAAGTGATCGGTCGTGGCCATGAACGGCAAGGCACTGCCGTCCGCCGCCCAGCGTTGCAACCACACCTGGACAACACCGGCCGCGGTGAGGAACAAGGTGATCATCACCATCGACAGGGTCATCAGCCAGAAGCCCCAGATCTCCAGGCGTTGGGAACGCTCGTCCGCTGCCTCGCCCAAACCGCGCAAACGGGGCATGGCGTAGCTGATCAGTGTCATCACGATCATCGCGTAGGCCCCGTAGAACGCCAGGTGACCGTGGGCTGCCGTCAACTGCGAGCCGTGGGTGTAGTAATTGACGGGAGCCAGGGTGTGCAGGAAGCCCCATACCCCCGCGCCGAAGAACGCGGTGACCGTGGTGCCCTTGGCCCATAAGGTGGCGGCGCGGTTCGGGTGTTGCCGGCGACGGTTCCTCACCATGCTGAACGCGAAGATCACCATCGCCAGGAACGGCAGCGGCTCCATCGCCGAGAAGATCGAACCCACCCACAGCCAGACCTCCGGCGCGCCGATCCAGAAGAAGTGGTGGCCGGTGCCGATGATCCCGGTGATCAGGGCCATGGCGATGATCACGTAGAGCCATTTCTCCACCACTTCCCGGTCCACGCCGGTCACCTTGATCAGCACGAAGGCCAGCATCGCGCCCATGATCAGCTCCCAGACACCTTCGACCCAAAGGTGCACCACCCACCACCAGTAGTATTTGTCGCGGGCCAGGTTTTCCGGGTTGTAGAAGGAGAACAGGAAGAACACCGCCAGGCCGATCAGGCCGGTCATCATCACCATGCTGACGGTGGTCTTGCGCCCTTTGAGCAGGGTCATGCCGATGTTGTAGAGAAAGCCCAGGCATACCACCACGATGCCCATCTTGGTGATGGTCGGCTGCTCCAGGAACTCGCGTCCCATGGTCGGCAGCAGGTCATTGCCGGTGATCCTGGCCAAGGTGGCGTAAGGCACCGACAGGTAACCCAGGATGGTCAGCACCCCGGCCACGGCGAACACCCAGAACAGCACCCGCGCCAATATCGGACTGTGCAGCTCGCGGTCGGCCTCCTCTGGTATCAGGTAGTAGGCCGCGCCCATGAAGCCGAACAGCAGCCAGACGATCAGCAGGTTGGTGTGGACCATGCGGGCCACGTTGAAGGGGATCAGCGGGAACAGGAAGTCGCCGACCACGTATTGCAGCCCCATGATCAAACCGAACAACACCTGCCCCAGGAACAGCATCAGGGCAAACACGAAGTAGGGTTTGGCGACGGCCTGCGAGGCGAATTTCAGATGCGGATTAGCCATGCTCATCTCTCAGCCCTCCTTGTTTGGCGGCCAGCCATTGGTATTGATCTTCGAACTCCACTTGAGGAACTCGGCGATGTCGTCGACCTCCTGCTCGCTCAAGTGGAACTGCGGCATGGCCCGGCGCCCGGGTACACCCAGGGGCTGCATTTTCATCCAGGCCTGCAGGAACGGCTTGAAGGCTTCCTCGCCGCCACGGCGGTTGACCACGTTGCCCAGCTCCGGCGCGAAGTACGCGCCCTCGCCCAGCAGCGTGTGGCAGCCGATGCAGTTGTTGCGCTCCCAGACGCCCTTGCCGCGTATCACCGATTCGGTCAATTGCGCCTGGTTGCTGCGCTCCGCAAAGGTCTGTTCCGTGTGGTAGGTCAGGGCCAGGAATATCAGGAAAAAGAACACGCTTCCCCCGAAGTAAATATTCCTGGCCATGCCTTTGGTGAAGGTATCTGACATGGTCACTTCCTCATTGCTTGGCGTGTTCATTCTAAGAAGCGAGGGGTCAGGAACCGCTTGATGGCGATCAAGAATCTCCGATGGTTTTGGTGGGTTGTTCCAGCGGTATCCGAAAGCCAGGCAACGAGGCTTCTGTGGCGAGGGGATTTATCCCCGCTGGGCTGCGAAGCAGACCCAAAACTACCGACTCAATCAGCCTGACACACCGAGGCACCGGCCTTGGGGCTGCTTCGCAGCCCAGCGGGGATGAATCCCCTCGCCACAATGCGGTGTTTGAGGCTCAAGGCGCGGACAGCAGGACCGTTGCGATGACTGTCGCCAGCACCACCGCCCAACTCAACACCAACCACCGCCACAATCGCGGCGCATGGCGCAGCTCCATGAAGCCGTCGGCGATCAGCCAGGCCTTGGTGACCGCCACGCTGAGCAGCGCGACGGAGACGACACCGGAACCGGCGAACTGGCCCAGGGCGACGGTGCCGCCGCTCAGCACCGCCAGTGCCATCCAGCAAAGAATCAGAACATGGGAATTCGACACGAGCGCCTCGGCTCAATCCAGGATGTAGACCAGCGGAAACAACAGCACCCACACCAGGTCCACCATGTGCCAATACAACACGCCGGACTCCAGGCCACTGCACTGCCGCGAGCCATGGCGACTTCGCCGACAGCCCTCGGCCAGCCAGCCGAGGATCGCCATGCCCAGCAGCACATGCAGGAAATGGAACGCGGTTAGGATCCAGTACAGGGTGAAAAAGGTGTTGTGCTCAAGGCCCAGGCCGCTGGCCGAGAGATGGGCATATTCGCTGAGCTTGATGCCCACGTAGCCCGATGCAAACAGCAACGCCACGCACAACAGCAGAGCACTCCGGCGCGGCCGATCCAGCTTGACCTGCTCCAGGGCCAGTGCGGCGAACAGCCCGGCAGTCAACAGGCTCAGCGTCATCGCCAGTCCCGTCGAGCGATCCAGCAACTGCCGGCCTTCGCTGAAGATTTGCGGATACAACGCCTGGGCGACGGCGAACGTCAGCATCAGCAGCGCGAACACCGAGAGCTCGGCGAGGATGAAGAACCACATCGCCAGATCCCCCGGTAGACGCCGGGGCATGACTGCGATTTCAGCCGAAGTGGACATCGACCACATCCATCAAGGCGGCGACAGTCTGCGGATCGTCGCTCAACGGCTCGGCCAGACACGCCAGGCACGCTTGCCGCGGATTCATGCCGGCGCCGATCATGCGCGCGGCGAAAATCAGCAGGCGGGTCGAAGCCACTTCTTCCAGGTCGTGCTGATCGAGCCGGCGCAGGGCCTGGCCCAGGCGCACCACCTGGGCGGCCAGGTCCAGGTTCACGCCCGCCTCACGGGCGACGATGCGCTCTTCATCCGCCACGGCCGGATAGCCAAAACGCATCGCGACGAAACGCTGGCGCGTGCTGGGCTTCATGCCCTTGAGCAGGTTCTGGTAACCGGGGTTGTAAGACACCACCAGCATGAAGGAACGAGGTGCCTGGAGCACTTCGCCGGTGCGTTCCAGGTACAGCTGCCGACGATCGTCGGCCAGCGGATGCAACACCACCGCCGTGTCTTGCCGCGCCTCGACCACCTCGTCCAGGTAACAGATGCCACCCTCGCGCACCGCCCGGGTCAACGGCCCATCCTGCCACCAGGTGCCCTGGGCACCGATCAGGTGGCGGCCCACCAGGTCGGCGGCGCTCAGGTCGTCGTGGCACGCCACGGTATACAGCGGCAGCTTCAAGCGGTGAGCCATGTGCTGGACGAAACGGGTCTTGCCACAGCCCGTCGGCCCCTTGATCAGCACCGGCATGCCGTGGTGCCAGGCCTGTTCGAACAGTGCCTGTTCGTTGTCCTGGGGTTGATAGAAAGGTTCGTCCGGATGGGGGGAGATCTGACTCAGGTTCATGGCGTGTCCTGCTTGAACAATACGATTACCGCTCACGCTACGGGGCCCTGCGACAACCTGGCAAGGCACTCGGCGGGCAAACTTGATCGAGGTCAAGCGAGTAATCACTGAGCAGGGAATAGCCTTGCATTGCACCCGGAACCTGCGCGCCGAACATCCGTTACAGCGCAGCGCGGGTCATGCCTGAGGAGAAATGGAATGCTGATCAGCCACAAAAAATCGTGGGTCCTGAGGGTCACGGCGCTGTGTACGGCGCTGGCCGCGCCCCACGCCTTCGCCGACCAACCCGCCGCCCCGGAGCAACCGCGCATGGTCAAGACCGAAGGCGCGCCGGACCTGAGCCACGCCGACTTCGACGCGGCCAAGGAAATCTACTTCCAGCGCTGCGCCGGCTGCCACGGCGTACTGCGCAAGGGCGCCACCGGCAAACCGCTGACGCCGGACATCACCCAGGCACGTGGCCAGGCGTACCTGGAAGCGCTGATCACCTACGGCTCGGCCGCCGGCATGCCGAACTGGGGCACCTCCAATGCGTTGACCAAAGACCAGATCACGGTCATGGCCAAGTTCATCCAGCACACCCCGCCAACGCCACCGGAATGGGGCATGGCGCAAACCCTCAAGACCTGGAAAGTGCTGGTCAAGCCTGAGGACCGGCCGACCCGGCAGCTCAATAGCCTCAACCTGCAAAACCTGTTTTCCGTCACCCTGCGCGATGACGGCAAGATTGCCTTGATCGATGGCGACACCAAGAAAATCGTCAAGCTGATCGACACCGGCTACGCGGTACACATTTCCCGCATCTCGGCGTCGGGGCGCTACCTGCTGGTGATCGGCCGGGATGCCAGGATCGACATGATCGACCTGTGGCCTAAAGAGCCGACCAAGGTCGCGGAGATCAAGGTGGGCATCGAAGCCCGCTCGGTGGAAACCTCCAAGTTCAAGGGCTACGAAGACAAGTACACCATCGCCGGTTCCTACTGGCCGCCGCAGTTCACCATCATGGACGGCGAAACCCTGGAGCCGAAACAGATCGTCTCGACCCGGGGCATGACCGTCGACACCCAGCAATACCATCCCGAGCCGCGTGTGGCGGCCATCATCGCCTCCCACGAGTGGCCGGAATTCATCGTCAACGTCAAGGAAACCGGCAAGGTGATGCTGGTCAATTACCAGGACATCAAGAACCTCACCATCACCAGCATCGACGCCGCGCCGTTCCTCCATGACGGCGGTTGGGACAGCAGTCATCGCTACTTCATGACGGCGGCCAACAACTCCAACAAGGTGGCAGTGATCGACTCCAAGGAACGCAAGCTCACCGCCCTGGTGGACGTCGGCAAGACCCCTCATCCGGGGCGCGGCGCCAACTTCAACCATCCGCTGTACGGACCGGTCTGGGCCACCAGCCACCTGGGCGATGCCGGGGTTTCGATGATCGGTACCGACCCGGTCAAGCACCCGCAATATGCCTGGAAACAGGTCGGCTCGCTGCAGGGCCAGGGCGGCGGTTCACTGTTCATCAAGACCCATCCCCAGTCCCGTCACCTGTATGTGGACACCACCTTGAGCCCCGACGCCAAGCTCAGTCAGTCGGTGGCGGTGTTCGACATCGACAAGCTCGACGCCGGCTACACCGTGCTGCCGATTGCCGAGTACGCGGGCATCAAGAAAGGCGCGCTGCGGGTGGTTCAGCCTGAATACAACAAGGCCGGCGACGAGGTCTGGTTTTCGGTCTGGAGCGGCCAGGAGGACGAGTCGGCACTGGTGGTGATCGACGACAAGACCCTCAAGGTCAAGGACGTGATCAAAGACAAGCGCCTGATCACTCCGACCGGGAAATTCAACGTCTACAACACCCAACATGACATCTATTGAGCTCCATCAATAAGAGGAAAAACCATGAAGCCTATTCTGATCGCGTTGGCCCTGACCGCCCTCTCCAGCCTGCAACCGGCGCTGGCCGAGGATGGCCCGACACTGTTCAAGAGCAAACCCTGCGCGGCTTGCCATGCCATCGACACCAAGGTGGTAGGCCCGGCCCTCAAGGACGTCGCGGCGAAAAACGCCAGCGTCCCCGGGGCCCAGGAAGTGCTCGCCAAGCACATCAAGGAAGGGACGCAAGGCAACTGGGGGCCGATGCCGATGCCAGCGAATCCGGTGACCGAAGAGGAAGCCAAGGTTCTGGCGGCATGGGTGTTGAGCCTTAAATAGCCCCTGGCGAGAGACACTTTGTAGCGAGGGGATCTGTAGCAAGTGGATCTGTGGCGAGGGGATTTATCCCCGCTGGGCTGCGGAGCAGCCCCACAAAAAAGCGGCACTCATCAGCCTGACACACTGCGACATCAGGTTCTGGGGGCTGCTCCGCAGCCCAGCGGGGATAAATCCCCTCGCCACAGATAAATCCCCTAGCCACAGATCAATCCTCTCACCACAGATGATTGTTGTTGCTCGCACCCTTTCAATTCAGGAGGACGTCATGGAACGACACAGCGCTGCAACCTGGACGACGGCCCTGCTCCTGGCCTTTTCTGCCTGCGCCCTGGCCACCCCCGATCCCCAGCGCCAGGCCCAATTGCAACACCTGCTGGACCAGGACTGCGGCGCCTGCCACGGCCTGTACCTGACCGGCGGCCTCGGCCCGCCCCTGACCCGTGCCGCCCTGGCCGGAAAACCCCGCGACAACCTCATCGCCACCGTCACCCAAGGCCGCCCCGGCAGTGCCATGCCCGGCTGGGCGCCGCTGCTCGGGCCTGACGACATCCGCTGGCTGGTGGACCGGCTCCTGCAAGGAAAACCCGCCCCATGATCCGTTCCCTCCTGTCATTTTCAGCCGCGGTGTTGTTGCTGTCGGCCTGCGCCCAGACACCGCTGCGCGGCACCGGCGACCTCGGTGTGGTGGTGGAGCGCGCCAGCGGCAGCCTGCAGATCATCGAAAGCGAGCGGCGCACCGCGCTCGGTCGTATCGAAGGGCTGGGCGACCTCTCCCATGCGTCAGTGGTGTTCTCCCGCGATCAGCGTTATGCCTACGTGTTCGGTCGTGACGGCGGCTTGAGCAAAGTCGACCTGCTGACCTTGCGGATCGAGCGGCGCATCCTCCAGGGCGGCAACAGCATTGGCGGTGCGATCAGCCAGGACGGCAAGCTGATTGCCGTCTCCAACTACGAACCCGGCGGCGTCAAGGTGTTCGATGCCCGCACCTTGGAACAGATCGCCGACATCCCGGCCACGCCCTTGCCAGACGGCAGCAAGCGCTCCCGGGTGGTCGGTCTGGTGGACGCACCGGGACAGCGCTTCGTGTTCAGCCTGTTCGACACCGGCGAAATCTGGACCGCCGACTTCAGCCAGGGCCCACTACCACGCATCGAGCGCTTCACCGCCATCGGCCAGCAGCCCTATGACGCGCTGATCACGCCCGAGGGCCGCTACTACATGGCCGGTTTGTTCGGTGAGGACGGCATGGCGCAGCTCGACCTGTGGCATCCGGAACGCGGCGTGAAGCGCGTGCTGGGGCATTACGGACGCGGTCAGGCGCGGCTCCCGGTGTACAAGATGCCTCACCTGGAAGGCTGGGCCTTGGCCGACGGACAGGCTTTCGTCCCCGCCGTAGGGCATCACCAGGTGCTGGTGATGGATGCCCGTGACTGGCAGCAGACCGACACCATCGCCGTGGCCGGCCAGCCGGTATTTGTCACGGCACGACCGGACGCCCGGCAGTTGT belongs to Pseudomonas sp. B21-028 and includes:
- a CDS encoding protein DnrP is translated as MSAQATCLYCQQANPADDLECRQCGMPLPESTAVATERRLRRFTWFCVGLTIFCIIMFFWLPRDIV
- a CDS encoding c-type cytochrome, translating into MKPILIALALTALSSLQPALAEDGPTLFKSKPCAACHAIDTKVVGPALKDVAAKNASVPGAQEVLAKHIKEGTQGNWGPMPMPANPVTEEEAKVLAAWVLSLK
- a CDS encoding cytochrome c, with the protein product MSDTFTKGMARNIYFGGSVFFFLIFLALTYHTEQTFAERSNQAQLTESVIRGKGVWERNNCIGCHTLLGEGAYFAPELGNVVNRRGGEEAFKPFLQAWMKMQPLGVPGRRAMPQFHLSEQEVDDIAEFLKWSSKINTNGWPPNKEG
- a CDS encoding cytochrome c oxidase subunit 3 family protein: MSTSAEIAVMPRRLPGDLAMWFFILAELSVFALLMLTFAVAQALYPQIFSEGRQLLDRSTGLAMTLSLLTAGLFAALALEQVKLDRPRRSALLLCVALLFASGYVGIKLSEYAHLSASGLGLEHNTFFTLYWILTAFHFLHVLLGMAILGWLAEGCRRSRHGSRQCSGLESGVLYWHMVDLVWVLLFPLVYILD
- a CDS encoding cytochrome C oxidase subunit IV family protein: MSNSHVLILCWMALAVLSGGTVALGQFAGSGVVSVALLSVAVTKAWLIADGFMELRHAPRLWRWLVLSWAVVLATVIATVLLSAP
- a CDS encoding cytochrome D1 domain-containing protein, whose translation is MLISHKKSWVLRVTALCTALAAPHAFADQPAAPEQPRMVKTEGAPDLSHADFDAAKEIYFQRCAGCHGVLRKGATGKPLTPDITQARGQAYLEALITYGSAAGMPNWGTSNALTKDQITVMAKFIQHTPPTPPEWGMAQTLKTWKVLVKPEDRPTRQLNSLNLQNLFSVTLRDDGKIALIDGDTKKIVKLIDTGYAVHISRISASGRYLLVIGRDARIDMIDLWPKEPTKVAEIKVGIEARSVETSKFKGYEDKYTIAGSYWPPQFTIMDGETLEPKQIVSTRGMTVDTQQYHPEPRVAAIIASHEWPEFIVNVKETGKVMLVNYQDIKNLTITSIDAAPFLHDGGWDSSHRYFMTAANNSNKVAVIDSKERKLTALVDVGKTPHPGRGANFNHPLYGPVWATSHLGDAGVSMIGTDPVKHPQYAWKQVGSLQGQGGGSLFIKTHPQSRHLYVDTTLSPDAKLSQSVAVFDIDKLDAGYTVLPIAEYAGIKKGALRVVQPEYNKAGDEVWFSVWSGQEDESALVVIDDKTLKVKDVIKDKRLITPTGKFNVYNTQHDIY
- a CDS encoding cytochrome c; the encoded protein is MERHSAATWTTALLLAFSACALATPDPQRQAQLQHLLDQDCGACHGLYLTGGLGPPLTRAALAGKPRDNLIATVTQGRPGSAMPGWAPLLGPDDIRWLVDRLLQGKPAP
- a CDS encoding nitric oxide reductase activation protein NorD, with the translated sequence MAFTLELEEWVGSVWHRFITRRASADFPEARVELSDRQRSLQVLFHATGGARHQGVEAVSDRDLLLRRNLLQQIAGTCKQTPLAWCDADNLRLPASLAAFPDAGLNEELYRWLALLAAQSGPMKHWGRDNQRWTQAVLRRYPALRARYRRLVEAHLSLRPDPAALNRDEALLERALCQALRDPGSVEHFPRSERAAWPLPLWLYPPRHLGNPQAGNLEESEQYLATPPGEQRGGRKRAERIDETTRDGGLLIVRLENLFSWTEHVDLDRWSDDSEDPNAARVAEDLDQLTLSRTRLRKGGGLKLHLDLPPADVDDVPLGEGIRLPEWDYRKQHLQDDFVSLQTFIPRDCQPQPLPSRLRTPAQRLRRQFEHLRNDRQWLRQQTQGSELDLQAWLDFHVERQHGPCSERGLFIEQRQTRRDLACLLLADLSMSTDAHLNDEHRVIDVIRDSLLLFGETLSVLGDDFALYGFSSLRRHHVRIHELKAFNQRYDDHTRGRIQALNPGYYTRMGAAIRQATQRLAGCKRRRKLLLLLSDGKPNDLDLYEGRYGVEDTRQAVLEARRLGLTPFCITIDREAGDYLPYMFGANGYTLIRQPEQLPLRLPQLYRQLTQD
- a CDS encoding Crp/Fnr family transcriptional regulator, whose product is MVLHRVHHQILRSHHLFEPLNDEQLDELMSSSQLLNIDKGDPLFRQGEPAQAFYFVIAGAVKIYRLTPDGQEKVFEVIGERQTFAEAMMLMDTPNYVASADAVCPTQLYRLSNATYMRLLQSNSRLTFALLGKLCVRLHQRVNEIETLSLKNATHRVVRYLLTQLVRLQTVDSQFELPMAKQLIAGHLSIQPETFSRIIRRLIDEKIITQDGRQIAILDRLRLEQFE
- a CDS encoding CbbQ/NirQ/NorQ/GpvN family protein, whose amino-acid sequence is MNLSQISPHPDEPFYQPQDNEQALFEQAWHHGMPVLIKGPTGCGKTRFVQHMAHRLKLPLYTVACHDDLSAADLVGRHLIGAQGTWWQDGPLTRAVREGGICYLDEVVEARQDTAVVLHPLADDRRQLYLERTGEVLQAPRSFMLVVSYNPGYQNLLKGMKPSTRQRFVAMRFGYPAVADEERIVAREAGVNLDLAAQVVRLGQALRRLDQHDLEEVASTRLLIFAARMIGAGMNPRQACLACLAEPLSDDPQTVAALMDVVDVHFG
- a CDS encoding NnrS family protein, with amino-acid sequence MQVLDRRKAMAILPLWRLAFRPFFLAGCVLALCVVPLWLAVFSGRLSAWQPAGGWLAWHRHELLFGFGLAIIAGFLLTAVQTWTGTPGLSGKRLAALALVWLGARLAWLVDAPWPLLAVLEVGFALAVAALMGVTLWCVRQKRNYPIVLVLLLLAAADGLSVYGLVQQDDGMQRQSVLTGLWLVAAMMGLIGGRVIPFFTQRGLGRVEGVAPWPWLDRLLLGGSALVALLYAGGVALSANVWTGLLFAALATGHGVRLIRWHDRDLWRVPLLWSLHLAYAWLALACLGMALWHFGAPLNPSLAVHSLTIGAMAGLILAMIARVSLGHTGRPLEPPLGMTLAFILLNLACLSRVLLVLVFPLGALWLAGLCWTLAFGLYAWRYGPMLCRARVDGHPG
- a CDS encoding cbb3-type cytochrome c oxidase subunit I, encoding MSMANPHLKFASQAVAKPYFVFALMLFLGQVLFGLIMGLQYVVGDFLFPLIPFNVARMVHTNLLIVWLLFGFMGAAYYLIPEEADRELHSPILARVLFWVFAVAGVLTILGYLSVPYATLARITGNDLLPTMGREFLEQPTITKMGIVVVCLGFLYNIGMTLLKGRKTTVSMVMMTGLIGLAVFFLFSFYNPENLARDKYYWWWVVHLWVEGVWELIMGAMLAFVLIKVTGVDREVVEKWLYVIIAMALITGIIGTGHHFFWIGAPEVWLWVGSIFSAMEPLPFLAMVIFAFSMVRNRRRQHPNRAATLWAKGTTVTAFFGAGVWGFLHTLAPVNYYTHGSQLTAAHGHLAFYGAYAMIVMTLISYAMPRLRGLGEAADERSQRLEIWGFWLMTLSMVMITLFLTAAGVVQVWLQRWAADGSALPFMATTDHLRPLFWARLVSGVGFLLGLLCYLLSFRQRGRAAQRIPAAVVSS